From Heliomicrobium gestii, a single genomic window includes:
- the mraZ gene encoding division/cell wall cluster transcriptional repressor MraZ: MFMGEYQHAIDPKGRLFVPARLRESLGEAFVATKGLDGCLFVYPKDEWKQLEEKLKALPFTRSDARAFQRFFFSGAGECEVDKQGRILVPAHLREHAGLEKDVVIIGAGARVEIWSQERWKAYNEQAAPSYEEVAEKLIDFDL; this comes from the coding sequence ATGTTCATGGGGGAATACCAGCACGCTATCGATCCGAAAGGCCGGTTGTTTGTGCCGGCCCGCTTGCGGGAGTCCCTGGGCGAGGCCTTTGTGGCCACCAAGGGGCTTGATGGCTGTTTGTTTGTATACCCCAAGGACGAATGGAAACAATTGGAAGAAAAGCTGAAAGCGCTGCCTTTCACGAGATCCGATGCCCGGGCCTTTCAACGTTTCTTTTTTTCCGGCGCCGGTGAATGTGAAGTGGACAAACAGGGCAGAATACTGGTTCCCGCGCACCTGCGCGAACATGCCGGGCTCGAAAAGGACGTCGTCATCATCGGCGCCGGCGCTCGCGTGGAGATCTGGAGTCAGGAGCGTTGGAAAGCCTATAACGAACAAGCGGCGCCATCCTATGAAGAAGTGGCCGAAAAACTGATCGATTTTGACCTGTAG